ATGTTAGAAACAAGATTAGATAACATTGTATATAGAGCAGGTTTTGCATCAACAAGAAGACAAGCAAGACAATTAGTTAACCACGGTCACTTTACATTAAATGGAAAAAAAGCCGATATACCTTCAATACAAGTTTCAATTAATGATGTTGTTGAACTAAAAGAAAAATCAAGAAAAAACGTTCAAATTGTTGAAGCTTTAGAAACAAGATCAAAAGCTGAATGAATCGAATACAAAGATTTTAAAGCTACTCTAAAAAGATTGCCAGAAAGAAGAGAATTAAATCAAGAAATCAATGATGCTCTTATCGTTGAGTTCTACA
This genomic interval from Mesomycoplasma molare contains the following:
- the rpsD gene encoding 30S ribosomal protein S4: MSRYTGPIFKKSRRLGFSILETGKEFAKGKKRTYAPGQHGQKKVKLSDYGLHLHEKQKVRFMYGINERQFKNTFFKSSKRKGVTGTNFLQMLETRLDNIVYRAGFASTRRQARQLVNHGHFTLNGKKADIPSIQVSINDVVELKEKSRKNVQIVEALETRSKAEWIEYKDFKATLKRLPERRELNQEINDALIVEFYNK